In a single window of the Bacillus mycoides genome:
- a CDS encoding CotD family spore coat protein has protein sequence MHHCHPCFGGHKPVGPICTTAPVIHPTKQCVTHSFSTTVVPHIFPTHTTHVHHQQIKNQGFFPQTNSNVNVVDPGDPGFGGGSVGGFGGGCGPCGHGHHHHGHQISPFGPGPNVSPYGPGPNVSPFGPNIGPNVGGMFKK, from the coding sequence ATGCATCATTGTCATCCTTGCTTTGGAGGGCATAAGCCTGTAGGACCTATTTGTACGACAGCTCCTGTCATTCATCCAACGAAACAATGCGTAACACATTCTTTTTCAACAACGGTGGTGCCACACATTTTTCCAACCCATACAACGCATGTTCATCATCAACAAATTAAAAATCAAGGCTTCTTCCCACAAACAAACTCGAACGTAAACGTTGTAGATCCTGGTGATCCAGGATTTGGCGGTGGATCTGTTGGTGGATTTGGCGGTGGATGTGGACCATGCGGTCATGGCCATCATCACCATGGGCATCAAATATCACCATTTGGACCAGGACCGAATGTATCACCATATGGACCAGGACCGAACGTATCACCATTTGGACCAAATATCGGACCAAACGTTGGTGGAATGTTTAAAAAGTAA
- a CDS encoding YpmA family protein has protein sequence MDKKIEVLSTTRIKYSSDLYKIVDGLNRTLKEQDLMFGLALDEKDKETAVFTIYRT, from the coding sequence ATGGATAAGAAAATCGAAGTCCTATCAACGACGCGTATTAAATATTCGTCTGACTTGTATAAAATTGTTGATGGTTTGAATCGTACGTTAAAAGAGCAGGACCTCATGTTCGGATTAGCATTAGACGAAAAAGATAAAGAAACAGCTGTATTTACGATTTACAGAACGTAG
- a CDS encoding DUF2515 domain-containing protein, translated as MFRWNDYEKIKQNRNDIFCTEEEKVIVLTIKERTDVANVDNISRTQSYQEYYLRNREIRWSFLASMVSRNGGWNMTDLEGEYYSNLLSQTVKRRLFLLYEKANWLIFLDAFPQLLLYEESKKRCAPLFHLLQFFNISIFMEKEWVAFWEKKDINRLMTALIINEQNKIQKPVIENAYFQKHVFDTALFKFQEIFHVSAVIFPTVEGGMYGFSVYQFETLQKRIELGKQLAWLLFHSKYKSSFYKFAVQTRHTGSRMDYECNIRGIRKSCTPALREVYSIVTHEKLIEKDWFSEGLEIDSLFLLEKPKGEINITEWYRKKREQIHTLSILSSFVKRIDEFMI; from the coding sequence ATGTTTCGATGGAATGACTATGAAAAAATTAAACAGAACCGTAATGATATTTTTTGTACAGAAGAGGAAAAAGTTATAGTTCTTACTATTAAGGAGAGAACGGATGTAGCTAACGTAGATAATATTTCACGTACACAATCTTACCAAGAATATTATTTGAGAAATAGAGAAATTAGATGGTCTTTTTTAGCGAGTATGGTTTCAAGGAATGGGGGATGGAACATGACAGATTTAGAAGGAGAATATTATTCTAATCTTTTATCTCAAACAGTTAAGAGACGATTATTTCTTTTGTATGAGAAAGCCAATTGGCTCATTTTCTTAGATGCATTTCCTCAACTATTACTGTATGAGGAAAGTAAAAAGAGATGTGCGCCGCTCTTCCATTTGTTACAATTTTTCAACATATCAATTTTTATGGAAAAAGAATGGGTCGCGTTTTGGGAGAAAAAAGATATAAATAGGCTTATGACGGCACTTATTATTAATGAACAAAATAAAATTCAAAAACCAGTAATTGAGAATGCATACTTTCAAAAACACGTATTTGATACTGCACTGTTCAAATTTCAAGAAATATTTCATGTTAGTGCAGTTATTTTTCCAACGGTGGAAGGGGGAATGTATGGATTTTCAGTTTATCAATTTGAAACGTTGCAAAAACGTATAGAACTGGGGAAGCAATTAGCTTGGTTACTATTTCATTCAAAGTATAAGTCTTCTTTTTATAAATTTGCAGTGCAAACTAGGCATACAGGGTCAAGAATGGATTATGAATGTAATATAAGGGGAATTAGAAAATCATGTACGCCGGCTCTTCGGGAAGTGTATTCTATTGTCACTCATGAAAAATTAATTGAAAAAGATTGGTTTAGTGAAGGGTTGGAAATAGATTCATTATTTTTACTTGAAAAACCTAAGGGAGAAATTAATATAACAGAATGGTATAGAAAGAAGAGGGAGCAAATACATACTCTTTCTATATTAAGTAGTTTTGTTAAAAGAATAGATGAGTTCATGATATAA
- a CDS encoding DUF1273 domain-containing protein translates to MKVVAVTGYKPFELGIFKNDHPGVECIKKALRRKLTVFVEEGLEWVIISGQLGVELWAAEVVFEIQVEYPNLKLAVFTPFLEQEENWKEDNREYYEFILSQADHIDSITKRKYESPEQFKLKNQFFIEKSDALLAVYDEEKSGSPKYIVEAAKKKGEIENYHSYFILFSDLQDIMEEEQWNNAE, encoded by the coding sequence ATGAAGGTTGTTGCTGTAACAGGATATAAGCCGTTTGAACTTGGAATATTTAAAAATGATCATCCAGGAGTAGAGTGTATAAAAAAGGCGCTGCGTCGTAAATTAACTGTTTTTGTAGAAGAAGGTTTGGAGTGGGTTATTATAAGTGGTCAGTTAGGAGTAGAGCTATGGGCTGCTGAAGTTGTTTTTGAAATTCAAGTAGAATATCCAAATTTAAAATTAGCTGTATTTACTCCTTTTTTAGAACAAGAGGAAAATTGGAAGGAAGATAACCGTGAATATTACGAATTTATTCTTTCACAAGCAGATCATATTGATAGTATTACGAAACGGAAGTACGAAAGCCCAGAGCAATTTAAATTAAAGAATCAATTTTTTATTGAAAAAAGCGATGCACTTTTAGCTGTATATGATGAAGAAAAGTCTGGGAGCCCTAAATATATTGTAGAAGCAGCTAAGAAAAAAGGAGAAATAGAAAATTATCACAGTTATTTCATTCTTTTTTCTGATTTACAAGATATAATGGAAGAGGAACAGTGGAATAATGCAGAGTAA
- the recU gene encoding Holliday junction resolvase RecU: MTIRYPNGKRYDQASQPHKTPIKKHTYSNRGMSLEEELNETNQYYLTHNIACVHKKPTPLQIVKVDYPARSAAVVKEAYFKQPSTTDYNGVYKGKYIDFEAKETKNKTSFPLQNFHLHQIEHMKQVVAHNGIAFVIIKFTLFDEFYLLDAKHIIAFWNRQNTGGRKSITKQEIEEHGSLLSCGYHPRIDYIRVLDTVYFS, encoded by the coding sequence ATGACCATTCGTTACCCAAATGGAAAAAGGTACGATCAAGCTTCACAACCTCATAAAACACCAATAAAAAAACATACTTACAGTAATAGAGGTATGTCCCTTGAAGAGGAATTGAATGAAACCAATCAATATTACTTAACCCATAATATTGCATGCGTACATAAAAAACCTACACCTCTTCAAATTGTAAAAGTAGATTACCCCGCTCGAAGTGCTGCAGTGGTAAAAGAAGCGTATTTCAAACAACCTTCTACAACAGATTACAACGGTGTATACAAAGGGAAATACATCGATTTTGAAGCGAAAGAAACTAAAAATAAAACCAGTTTTCCACTTCAAAACTTCCACCTTCATCAAATTGAACATATGAAGCAAGTAGTCGCTCATAATGGAATTGCATTTGTTATTATTAAATTTACACTTTTTGATGAATTTTATTTATTAGATGCAAAACATATTATTGCATTTTGGAATCGTCAAAATACTGGTGGACGTAAATCGATTACAAAACAAGAAATAGAAGAGCATGGGTCTTTATTATCATGCGGTTATCACCCTCGAATTGATTATATCCGCGTACTAGACACGGTTTATTTTTCGTGA
- a CDS encoding DUF5590 domain-containing protein, giving the protein MKKWIFTIIIVIVASGIYGAYVYNKAMEKKIPKESKSVEIAKEKAKLTKVNTVDYYNGKSSYTVVQGTDEKGEQLIVWVPDKKGNVLVKKKSEGISKKEALQKLAEQATGEGAEPKPKPKEIIKVKLGAQNDIPLWEITYIDQVDRYTYYYLEFQNGVYAGHYSIEK; this is encoded by the coding sequence ATGAAAAAGTGGATCTTTACAATCATTATCGTTATCGTTGCTAGCGGAATATATGGGGCATATGTTTATAATAAAGCGATGGAAAAGAAAATTCCAAAAGAGTCAAAGTCTGTAGAAATTGCGAAAGAAAAGGCAAAGCTTACAAAGGTAAATACTGTTGATTATTATAATGGAAAATCTTCATATACAGTCGTACAAGGTACAGATGAAAAAGGAGAACAACTTATCGTTTGGGTGCCTGATAAAAAAGGAAATGTCCTTGTGAAGAAAAAGAGCGAAGGTATTTCTAAAAAAGAAGCTTTGCAAAAATTGGCTGAACAAGCTACAGGAGAAGGTGCTGAGCCGAAGCCGAAACCAAAAGAAATTATAAAAGTAAAATTAGGTGCTCAAAACGATATTCCATTGTGGGAAATTACATATATTGATCAGGTAGATCGTTATACGTATTACTATTTAGAGTTTCAAAATGGGGTTTATGCTGGACACTACAGCATTGAAAAATAG
- the dnaD gene encoding DNA replication protein DnaD: MKKKMMLQWFEQGSIAIPKLLMMHYKKLGLNETEFMVVLHVHTFLESGNSFPTPSEISERMTITEMKCMEVIQTLIQKGFLALEGGRRSEAMMCESYSLQPLWEKILHFLMNESIEEEQKEQKQIQVNLYTVFEKEFGRPLSPFECETLGMWEDQDQHHPNLIQAALREAVMSGKLNFRYIDRILFEWKKNGIKTVDQAQNQGQKFRANQQRTQQTTKQETKFTGKVPFYNWLEQ, from the coding sequence ATGAAAAAGAAAATGATGTTACAATGGTTTGAACAGGGAAGCATAGCGATTCCTAAATTGCTTATGATGCATTATAAAAAGCTAGGTTTAAATGAGACGGAATTTATGGTAGTACTTCATGTACACACATTTTTAGAATCAGGTAATTCGTTCCCGACTCCTTCAGAGATTTCAGAACGGATGACGATAACAGAAATGAAATGCATGGAAGTGATTCAGACTTTAATCCAAAAAGGTTTTTTAGCACTAGAAGGTGGACGAAGATCTGAAGCGATGATGTGTGAAAGTTATTCTTTACAACCACTGTGGGAAAAAATATTGCACTTTTTAATGAATGAATCTATAGAGGAAGAGCAAAAAGAACAAAAGCAAATTCAAGTAAATTTATATACAGTATTTGAAAAAGAATTCGGAAGACCACTTTCGCCATTTGAATGTGAAACATTAGGGATGTGGGAAGATCAAGATCAACACCATCCGAATTTAATTCAAGCGGCTCTTCGTGAAGCTGTTATGAGTGGTAAACTTAATTTCCGGTATATTGATCGTATTTTGTTTGAGTGGAAAAAGAACGGAATTAAAACGGTAGATCAAGCGCAAAATCAAGGCCAGAAATTTAGAGCGAATCAACAACGCACACAACAAACGACAAAACAAGAGACGAAATTTACTGGGAAAGTGCCTTTTTATAATTGGTTGGAGCAGTAG
- a CDS encoding YpoC family protein gives MERVIEIPKEFRCVPFFKESANSITYHTDQSFEEIIQNTYFIFDIERKYEPWNEIETSIPAVLNIWKSKHEEIAILFRNRKKQEAEGPMILFAAHFLSVIYWLNEQPVHSLNEMQVNTNKLEVQPVNFMERYSFIIKKPSNYHSYIQLVQLYIEIEKLYVKKMITKKKSISH, from the coding sequence ATGGAGCGAGTTATAGAAATACCGAAAGAGTTTCGGTGCGTACCATTTTTTAAAGAGAGTGCAAATTCGATTACGTATCACACAGACCAATCTTTTGAAGAGATAATACAAAATACTTACTTTATATTTGATATTGAAAGAAAATATGAGCCATGGAATGAAATTGAAACAAGTATTCCAGCGGTGTTAAATATATGGAAAAGCAAGCATGAAGAAATTGCTATACTATTTCGGAACAGAAAAAAACAAGAAGCTGAGGGTCCGATGATTCTTTTTGCAGCGCACTTTCTATCGGTTATATATTGGTTAAATGAGCAGCCTGTTCATAGTTTGAATGAGATGCAAGTAAATACGAATAAATTGGAAGTACAACCTGTTAATTTTATGGAGCGATATTCATTTATTATAAAGAAACCGAGTAATTACCATTCGTATATTCAATTAGTACAGTTGTATATCGAAATAGAAAAGCTATATGTAAAGAAAATGATAACAAAAAAGAAGTCGATTTCTCATTAA
- a CDS encoding YppG family protein, translated as MFQQPNVYQQANPYAQQNMYQYNEDTYLRYNMYPFEPHYGNQNYYQPFEVSFGNQPQQAHMNQPQQPHMNQSQQAYMNQPQQPHMDQSQQPHMNQPQQMYTNQPQQAYMNSQNYMSPAQYVNQQAMFYPPKQPYPTMNKQKQQQQQPSQFSSFVSQFKSSDGNYDVNKMMNTAGQMMNAMNQVTGIVKQVGGFFGK; from the coding sequence ATGTTTCAACAACCTAATGTATATCAGCAAGCAAATCCATATGCACAGCAAAATATGTACCAATATAATGAGGATACATATTTGCGATATAATATGTATCCTTTCGAGCCTCATTATGGAAACCAAAATTATTATCAACCATTTGAAGTATCTTTTGGGAATCAACCGCAGCAAGCGCATATGAATCAACCGCAACAACCGCACATGAATCAGTCGCAACAAGCGTATATGAATCAACCGCAACAACCGCACATGGATCAGTCGCAACAACCGCATATGAATCAGCCGCAGCAAATGTATACGAATCAACCACAGCAAGCGTATATGAATTCACAAAACTACATGTCGCCAGCTCAATATGTAAATCAACAAGCTATGTTTTATCCACCAAAACAACCATATCCAACGATGAATAAACAAAAGCAACAGCAACAGCAACCAAGTCAGTTTTCTAGTTTTGTTTCACAATTTAAATCATCAGATGGTAACTACGATGTAAATAAAATGATGAACACGGCTGGACAAATGATGAACGCGATGAATCAAGTAACAGGGATTGTTAAGCAAGTCGGGGGCTTTTTTGGTAAATAA
- the aspB gene encoding aspartate transaminase AspB, producing the protein MKLAKRVAALTPSATLEITAKAQALKAEGHDVIGLGAGEPDFNTPKHIMDAAHKAMLEGHTKYTPTGGLQALKQEIVKKFTRDQGIAYDPSEIIVCNGAKHALYTLFQVLLDEGDEVIIPTPYWVSYPEQVKLAGGKPVYVEGLEGNEYKITAKQLREAITEKTKAVIINSPSNPTGMIYSKEELQQLGEVCLEHDILIVSDEIYEKLIYGDAEYTSIAQLSNVLKEQTLIINGVSKSHSMTGWRIGYAAGNKQLIKAMTNLASHSTSNPTSIAQYGAIAAYAGSQEPVETMRQAFEERSNIIYDKLIQIPGFTCIKPQGAFYLFPNVKEAVALAGYDTVDEWAKALLEEEKVALVPGTGFGAPNNVRLSYATSLEQVEKALERIHTFMKSKVQA; encoded by the coding sequence ATGAAATTAGCAAAGCGAGTAGCTGCTTTAACACCATCTGCAACTTTAGAAATTACAGCAAAGGCACAAGCATTAAAAGCAGAAGGTCATGATGTAATTGGATTAGGAGCAGGAGAACCTGACTTTAATACGCCAAAACATATTATGGATGCTGCGCATAAAGCGATGTTAGAAGGACATACGAAATATACACCAACAGGTGGATTACAAGCGTTAAAACAAGAAATTGTGAAGAAGTTTACTCGTGATCAAGGAATTGCGTATGATCCATCTGAAATTATTGTATGTAATGGTGCCAAGCATGCATTATATACATTATTCCAAGTGTTACTTGATGAAGGAGATGAAGTTATCATCCCAACTCCTTATTGGGTAAGTTATCCTGAGCAAGTAAAGCTTGCTGGTGGTAAGCCAGTTTATGTAGAAGGTCTAGAAGGCAATGAGTACAAAATTACAGCAAAGCAGCTGCGTGAGGCAATTACAGAGAAAACGAAAGCTGTTATTATTAATTCACCGAGCAATCCAACAGGGATGATTTACAGCAAAGAAGAATTACAACAGCTTGGAGAAGTATGTTTAGAGCATGATATCTTAATCGTTTCAGATGAGATTTATGAAAAATTAATTTATGGTGACGCGGAATATACTTCAATTGCCCAGCTTTCTAATGTATTAAAAGAACAAACACTTATTATTAATGGTGTATCTAAATCACATTCTATGACAGGTTGGCGTATTGGATATGCAGCAGGAAATAAGCAGCTTATTAAAGCGATGACGAACTTAGCGAGTCATAGTACGTCAAACCCTACTTCAATTGCTCAATACGGTGCAATTGCTGCGTATGCAGGCTCACAAGAACCTGTAGAAACAATGCGTCAAGCGTTTGAAGAAAGATCGAACATTATTTATGATAAATTAATTCAAATTCCTGGTTTCACTTGCATTAAGCCACAAGGTGCTTTTTACTTATTCCCAAATGTAAAAGAAGCCGTAGCGTTAGCTGGGTATGATACAGTTGATGAGTGGGCAAAAGCATTATTAGAAGAAGAAAAGGTGGCTCTTGTTCCAGGTACAGGATTTGGTGCACCAAATAACGTTCGATTATCGTATGCGACATCTCTTGAGCAAGTTGAGAAAGCATTAGAACGAATTCATACGTTCATGAAAAGTAAAGTACAGGCTTAA
- a CDS encoding phage portal protein, whose amino-acid sequence MIRNGNNTKRRCITMAKNKNEKKKKQNKQQNQPETGNPKLDGPNFPAT is encoded by the coding sequence ATTATTAGAAATGGTAACAATACAAAAAGGAGGTGTATTACGATGGCAAAAAATAAAAACGAAAAAAAGAAAAAGCAAAACAAACAACAAAACCAACCTGAGACTGGTAATCCAAAGCTTGATGGTCCAAATTTCCCCGCTACATAA
- a CDS encoding YppE family protein: MGHEALIQSSEKLMQYNDEANVKKREMAEYDFYKDMKPFVDIVDAELEMWKELAYRWIKEERPKYIHVQQIDQVYDNLQTNVLQCFVNKGKGKRFFETHQAISYTLQNIVDQCK, translated from the coding sequence ATGGGACATGAAGCATTAATCCAGTCTTCGGAGAAGTTAATGCAGTATAATGATGAAGCGAATGTGAAAAAAAGAGAGATGGCTGAATATGATTTTTATAAGGATATGAAGCCATTTGTTGATATTGTAGATGCGGAGTTAGAGATGTGGAAAGAATTAGCTTATAGGTGGATAAAGGAAGAACGACCTAAGTATATACATGTACAACAAATTGATCAAGTGTATGATAATTTACAAACTAATGTGCTACAATGTTTTGTTAATAAGGGAAAAGGCAAACGTTTCTTTGAAACTCATCAAGCTATTTCGTATACTTTGCAAAATATCGTAGATCAATGTAAATAA
- a CDS encoding YppF family protein — MVLGDLKQAFSQKKGYYTENSNELLDFARHCYLEGKVCISDYRTLIRELEINGATKPTTVTEA, encoded by the coding sequence ATGGTATTAGGGGATTTAAAACAAGCGTTTTCTCAAAAAAAGGGGTATTACACAGAAAATTCGAATGAACTGTTAGACTTTGCAAGACATTGTTATCTTGAAGGAAAAGTATGCATATCAGATTACCGAACATTAATACGAGAGTTAGAAATAAACGGTGCAACAAAACCTACAACAGTGACAGAGGCATAA
- a CDS encoding penicillin-binding protein 1A, with translation MSDNYRSRTERNHVKNQTKETNNKEEKPKKKGSFFKRFLIGCLLLGIVGLVAGVSAFFVMVKDAPKLDKSKLVNPLSTKFLDKNGNFFYEYGAEKRTHVTYDQIPKVIESAFLATEDARFYDHNGIDFRRTGMAVMENVTGGFGSQGGSTITQQVVKNYFLTMDKTAKRKVQEWYLSYKLEQQYSKHEILEMYLNKINLGNRSYGISTAAKKYYGKDLKDIQLHEAAMLAGLPQGPNIYDPTKPDNVDRATKRRNIVLTLMNRHGYITKQEMNDAMQISVTQGLLPSSEVTEMKYQAFIDAAVKEVEKEYPDVNIGSDGLTIHTTLDQDAQDYAEKIMDGNLIKYPNDQFQGSFVFMDTQSGEVRAIGAGRKESKSTFKGHNMAVDLKRQVGSTMKPIFDYGPAIENLQWSTYHQLNDSEYTYSDGTKIKNATGNFKGDVSLREALKKSLNIPALKTAQAVGIPKAQEFAEGLGMTFKDGKAYESTAIGSNEGSPLDVAGAYATFGNDGVYNKPHFVKEVIFPDGKKKSFKPKEQRAMHDYTAYMVTDVLRDVVKPGSGGTGSTAYVSGFDVAGKTGTQNFDKSVIKKYGIPADANRDSWFAGYTPQYTMAVWTGYEKDSPENYISDRSTRIAQQMFQAMMSKFATDKSRFERPSSVQELNGELYIKGAKKDAVKEIKVDPPSGLNVAFDGASTVTLNWSGPSSNVDAYAASYKATDGSSGSLSVSGTTATLGGIKPGVTYSFSVVAKKGTGTSPAVGASFTAPGGTPDAKKADEEAKKKADEEALKKTNEDKLKQEEAKKKADEDQRKQQEQQQQQQQQQQEQQRKQQEQQQQQEQQRKQQEEAQKKAADEEAKKKADEEAKRKADEEAKRKADEEARKKAEEQQQQQNTGGDIPHADGNVVTTES, from the coding sequence ATGTCAGATAATTATCGTTCTCGTACAGAACGAAATCATGTAAAAAATCAAACGAAAGAAACAAATAATAAAGAAGAAAAACCAAAGAAAAAAGGTTCCTTTTTCAAGAGATTTCTTATAGGTTGTCTACTTCTTGGTATCGTCGGTCTCGTAGCTGGCGTTTCGGCCTTCTTTGTTATGGTAAAGGACGCTCCAAAACTAGACAAATCAAAGCTAGTCAATCCTTTATCAACAAAATTCCTTGATAAAAACGGGAATTTCTTCTATGAATACGGTGCTGAAAAACGAACCCATGTTACATACGATCAAATTCCAAAAGTAATTGAAAGTGCATTCCTTGCGACTGAGGATGCTCGTTTCTACGATCATAATGGAATTGATTTTAGACGTACTGGAATGGCAGTCATGGAAAATGTCACTGGTGGTTTTGGATCACAAGGTGGTAGTACGATTACACAGCAAGTAGTTAAAAACTATTTTCTAACGATGGACAAAACTGCAAAAAGAAAAGTGCAGGAATGGTACTTATCTTATAAGTTAGAGCAACAGTACTCAAAACATGAAATTTTAGAAATGTACTTAAATAAGATTAACCTCGGTAATCGCTCTTACGGTATTTCAACAGCAGCAAAAAAATATTACGGCAAAGATTTAAAAGACATACAACTACACGAAGCTGCAATGCTCGCTGGTTTACCCCAAGGTCCTAACATTTATGATCCAACAAAACCAGATAACGTTGATAGAGCAACGAAACGTCGTAATATCGTATTAACATTAATGAACCGACACGGGTATATAACGAAACAAGAAATGAATGACGCAATGCAAATCTCTGTAACACAAGGACTTCTTCCATCTTCAGAAGTGACTGAAATGAAGTATCAAGCATTTATAGATGCTGCTGTAAAGGAAGTTGAAAAAGAATACCCTGATGTAAATATCGGTTCAGATGGTTTAACGATTCATACAACACTTGATCAAGATGCTCAAGATTACGCTGAGAAAATTATGGATGGCAATCTCATTAAATATCCAAACGATCAGTTCCAAGGATCATTTGTATTTATGGATACACAGTCTGGAGAAGTTCGAGCAATTGGTGCTGGGCGTAAAGAAAGTAAGTCTACTTTCAAAGGTCATAATATGGCAGTTGATTTAAAACGCCAAGTTGGTTCAACAATGAAACCAATTTTCGACTATGGTCCAGCAATTGAGAATCTTCAATGGTCTACTTATCATCAATTAAATGACTCTGAATATACTTACTCTGATGGCACAAAGATTAAAAATGCTACAGGTAATTTTAAAGGTGACGTTTCACTTCGTGAAGCATTGAAGAAGTCATTAAACATCCCGGCTTTAAAAACAGCTCAAGCAGTCGGTATTCCTAAGGCACAAGAGTTTGCTGAAGGTTTAGGAATGACGTTTAAAGATGGGAAAGCATATGAATCTACTGCAATCGGTAGTAATGAAGGCTCTCCGTTAGATGTCGCTGGAGCTTATGCAACATTTGGAAATGACGGTGTATACAATAAACCTCATTTCGTTAAAGAAGTTATTTTCCCAGATGGAAAAAAGAAAAGCTTTAAACCGAAAGAACAGCGTGCAATGCACGACTATACAGCTTACATGGTTACTGACGTTCTTCGTGACGTAGTAAAACCTGGTTCTGGCGGTACAGGGTCAACAGCATATGTTTCTGGATTCGACGTTGCTGGTAAAACAGGAACACAAAACTTTGATAAATCTGTTATTAAAAAATACGGTATTCCAGCAGATGCCAACAGAGATAGTTGGTTCGCAGGATATACACCACAATATACAATGGCTGTATGGACTGGTTATGAAAAAGATAGCCCAGAAAATTACATTAGCGATCGTTCTACTAGAATTGCTCAGCAAATGTTCCAAGCAATGATGAGCAAATTTGCTACGGATAAATCTCGTTTCGAGCGCCCTTCTTCTGTACAAGAATTAAATGGAGAACTGTACATTAAAGGTGCGAAAAAAGATGCAGTTAAAGAAATTAAAGTAGATCCACCTAGTGGCCTTAATGTCGCTTTCGATGGCGCTAGCACAGTGACACTGAACTGGTCTGGACCATCATCAAATGTTGATGCATACGCAGCAAGCTATAAAGCTACTGACGGTTCTAGTGGTAGCTTATCAGTAAGCGGTACGACAGCTACTCTTGGTGGTATTAAACCAGGTGTTACTTACAGTTTCTCTGTAGTAGCGAAAAAGGGTACTGGAACAAGCCCTGCAGTTGGTGCATCCTTCACTGCCCCTGGCGGAACTCCAGATGCGAAAAAAGCTGACGAAGAAGCTAAGAAAAAAGCTGACGAAGAAGCCCTGAAAAAGACCAATGAAGATAAACTAAAACAAGAAGAAGCTAAGAAAAAAGCTGATGAAGATCAGCGTAAACAGCAAGAACAGCAGCAACAGCAACAGCAACAGCAACAAGAACAACAACGTAAACAACAAGAACAACAGCAGCAACAAGAACAACAACGTAAACAGCAAGAAGAAGCTCAAAAGAAAGCCGCTGACGAAGAGGCTAAGAAGAAAGCTGACGAAGAAGCTAAGAGAAAAGCCGACGAAGAAGCTAAAAGAAAAGCTGACGAAGAAGCTAGAAAAAAAGCTGAAGAGCAACAACAGCAACAAAATACCGGAGGAGATATACCTCACGCGGACGGAAATGTTGTTACAACAGAGTCTTAA
- the nth gene encoding endonuclease III produces MLNKTQIRYCLDTMADMYPEAHCELIHDNPFELVIAVALSAQCTDVLVNKVTKNLFQKYKTPEDYLSVSLEELQQDIRSIGLFRNKAKNIQKLCRMLLDDYNGKVPEDRDELTKLPGVGRKTANVVVSVAFGIPAIAVDTHVERVSKRLAICRWKDSVLEVEKTLMKKIPMDEWGVTHHRMIFFGRYYCKAQRPQCEECRLLEICREGKKRMKGK; encoded by the coding sequence ATGTTGAACAAAACGCAAATTCGTTATTGTTTAGATACAATGGCGGATATGTATCCAGAAGCGCATTGTGAATTAATTCATGATAATCCATTTGAACTTGTAATCGCAGTGGCATTATCTGCGCAATGTACAGATGTACTTGTGAATAAAGTGACGAAAAACTTATTTCAAAAATATAAAACACCAGAAGATTATTTAAGTGTGTCTTTAGAAGAATTACAACAAGATATACGTTCCATTGGATTGTTTAGAAATAAGGCGAAAAATATTCAAAAATTGTGCCGGATGTTACTAGATGATTATAACGGGAAAGTTCCAGAAGACCGTGATGAGCTGACGAAATTACCAGGAGTAGGGAGAAAGACAGCGAATGTAGTTGTTTCGGTAGCATTTGGGATTCCAGCGATTGCTGTTGATACGCATGTAGAGAGAGTGAGTAAACGGTTAGCAATTTGTAGATGGAAAGATTCTGTGTTAGAAGTGGAAAAGACATTGATGAAGAAGATTCCAATGGATGAGTGGGGAGTTACACACCACCGTATGATTTTCTTCGGACGTTATTACTGTAAGGCGCAGCGACCACAATGTGAAGAGTGTCGATTACTAGAAATATGTCGCGAAGGAAAGAAACGAATGAAGGGGAAATAA